In one Pseudomonas fitomaticsae genomic region, the following are encoded:
- a CDS encoding LabA-like NYN domain-containing protein: MKKIAVFADVQNLYYTVRQAYGCHFNYAALWADISKDGQIVEAYAYAIDRGDSKQQQFQQILRNLGFTVKLKPYIQRSDGSAKGDWDVGITLDIMDAADHVDEIVLASGDGDFDMLLERIINKHGVQAVAYGVPGLTANSLIRAASRYVPIEGALLLKN, encoded by the coding sequence GTGAAAAAAATCGCAGTGTTCGCCGATGTGCAGAACCTCTACTACACCGTGCGTCAGGCCTATGGTTGCCACTTCAACTACGCGGCGCTGTGGGCGGACATCAGCAAGGACGGGCAGATCGTCGAGGCCTACGCCTATGCGATCGACCGGGGCGACAGCAAACAGCAGCAGTTCCAGCAGATTCTGCGCAACCTCGGTTTCACCGTGAAACTCAAACCCTACATCCAGCGCAGCGACGGCTCGGCCAAGGGCGACTGGGACGTGGGCATCACCCTCGACATCATGGACGCCGCCGACCATGTCGACGAAATCGTCCTGGCCTCCGGTGACGGCGATTTCGACATGCTGCTCGAACGCATCATCAACAAACACGGCGTGCAAGCGGTGGCCTACGGCGTTCCCGGCCTGACCGCCAACTCGCTGATCCGCGCCGCCAGCCGTTACGTGCCGATCGAAGGCGCACTGCTGTTGAAAAACTGA